In Fluviispira sanaruensis, a genomic segment contains:
- the glmS gene encoding glutamine--fructose-6-phosphate transaminase (isomerizing), which produces MCGVIGYIGSNATPEFFYNGLKRLEYRGYDSAGIAMMNSDGVFIQRAEGKLNNLQNKLANLPASTRIGIGHTRWATHGKPTESNAHPHRSENIVLLHNGIIENYKSLKDFLITKGYKFQSETDTEVAAHLLNYEYKKLAEEKNSFERIKKAIFSLVSQIHGAFAFGILCTDVPDTLFVIKYGSPIVLGLGKNENYMASGITALVDHTRSIIIMEDKEIAFLNAESISIVDFAGKEVLRKPIEISWSTAMLDKNGYDHYMLKEIHEQPQAVAQTIKGRLDRDIGKINLENYGISKINLKEIERIQIVACGTSYYAGCLARYFIEQFTRIPVEVDLASESRYRTPTVTAKTLSVALSQSGETIDTLQAIKFAKENGAKTLAIVNMPGSTIAHNCHDESLIYAGPEVGVASTKALSAQISSLIILGLALAQEQKKLSSEKIAEYIDELVKIPSLLEKTLTLSSYIEHLSKKFYNALSILFIGRGPQWYVAMEGALKLKELSYIHAEGYAAGELKHGPIALIDENIWSVCIAPKDSYYEKTISNIEEIRARGGKILAVGTEGDENLKSISDEFIGVPECSELIQPFLTTVPLHLLSYWVAVKKGTDVDQPRNLAKSVTVE; this is translated from the coding sequence ATGTGCGGTGTGATTGGGTATATTGGCTCGAATGCAACTCCAGAATTCTTTTACAATGGACTGAAGCGCCTAGAGTATAGAGGGTATGACTCAGCGGGTATTGCAATGATGAATTCCGATGGAGTTTTTATTCAGAGAGCTGAAGGAAAATTAAATAATTTACAAAATAAATTAGCAAATCTCCCAGCGAGTACAAGAATAGGTATAGGTCATACCCGTTGGGCTACGCATGGAAAGCCAACAGAGAGTAACGCACACCCCCATCGTTCTGAAAATATAGTGTTATTACACAATGGTATTATCGAAAATTATAAATCTTTAAAAGATTTTCTAATAACTAAAGGCTATAAATTCCAGAGTGAGACCGATACCGAAGTTGCAGCGCATTTATTAAATTATGAATATAAAAAATTGGCAGAAGAAAAGAATAGTTTTGAGCGCATAAAAAAAGCTATTTTTTCCTTAGTTTCTCAAATCCACGGTGCATTTGCATTTGGGATTTTATGCACCGATGTGCCTGATACTTTATTTGTTATAAAATATGGGTCTCCTATTGTTCTGGGACTAGGGAAAAATGAAAATTATATGGCGTCGGGCATAACGGCTCTTGTCGATCACACCCGTTCTATCATTATTATGGAAGATAAAGAAATAGCTTTCTTAAATGCAGAAAGTATTTCCATTGTCGATTTTGCAGGAAAAGAAGTTTTAAGAAAGCCAATAGAAATTTCATGGTCCACTGCTATGCTCGATAAAAATGGTTATGATCATTATATGCTAAAAGAGATCCATGAGCAGCCACAGGCGGTTGCGCAGACAATCAAAGGTCGACTCGATCGTGATATAGGTAAAATTAATCTTGAAAATTATGGAATATCGAAAATAAACTTAAAAGAAATTGAGCGCATTCAAATTGTAGCTTGTGGGACAAGTTATTATGCAGGCTGTCTCGCTCGTTACTTTATTGAACAATTCACAAGAATTCCAGTTGAAGTGGATCTCGCAAGTGAATCAAGATATAGAACGCCCACAGTGACAGCTAAGACATTAAGTGTCGCACTTTCACAAAGTGGAGAAACAATTGACACTTTGCAAGCAATAAAATTTGCCAAAGAAAATGGTGCTAAAACACTTGCGATTGTGAACATGCCTGGAAGCACAATTGCTCATAATTGTCATGATGAAAGCCTTATTTATGCTGGACCTGAGGTGGGTGTTGCGAGCACAAAAGCTCTATCTGCACAAATCAGTTCCCTTATTATTCTAGGTTTAGCTCTGGCGCAGGAACAAAAAAAGCTTTCATCCGAAAAAATTGCAGAATATATCGATGAACTTGTTAAAATCCCGAGTTTACTTGAGAAGACCTTGACTCTATCAAGTTATATTGAACATCTTTCTAAGAAATTTTATAATGCACTGAGTATTCTTTTTATTGGCAGAGGTCCGCAGTGGTATGTCGCCATGGAAGGTGCGCTCAAACTCAAAGAATTATCTTATATTCATGCAGAAGGTTATGCTGCGGGAGAACTTAAGCATGGGCCCATTGCTCTTATAGATGAAAATATATGGTCTGTTTGTATTGCTCCTAAGGACAGTTATTATGAGAAAACAATAAGCAATATTGAAGAAATTCGCGCACGCGGTGGAAAGATTTTAGCAGTGGGCACA
- the tadA gene encoding tRNA adenosine(34) deaminase TadA, translating into MSNTKSTTKSLNHKVYMEKCIELAKKASALGEVPVGAVIVNAHGEIISEAYNLRETENRATAHAELIAIELACKKLGRWRLSDCSLYVSLEPCFMCAGAIILSRIPSIIFAACDPKAGAVGSLDNILNDKRLNHQCEITQGVCSEESSMLLKSFFKARRKK; encoded by the coding sequence TTGTCTAATACAAAATCCACAACTAAAAGTTTAAATCATAAAGTGTACATGGAAAAATGTATTGAACTTGCAAAAAAAGCTTCTGCATTGGGTGAAGTCCCCGTTGGTGCCGTGATAGTTAATGCACATGGCGAAATTATTTCTGAAGCTTACAATCTTCGCGAAACGGAAAATCGAGCGACCGCCCATGCGGAGCTTATCGCAATTGAGCTTGCATGTAAAAAACTTGGGCGTTGGCGTTTAAGCGATTGCAGTCTTTATGTGAGTCTAGAACCTTGTTTTATGTGTGCAGGAGCTATAATACTTTCGAGAATCCCAAGCATAATCTTTGCTGCCTGTGATCCCAAGGCAGGGGCTGTTGGAAGCCTAGATAACATTTTAAATGACAAGCGCTTAAACCATCAATGTGAAATCACTCAAGGTGTTTGTTCTGAAGAGTCTTCAATGCTGCTAAAAAGCTTTTTTAAAGCACGGCGAAAAAAATAA
- a CDS encoding sugar phosphate nucleotidyltransferase — translation MEAPYQFNGLAIGVVLAAGMGKRMNSHLPKVAHVLFGKPLVIWAIESLIVAEVKKIIVVISPKQKLVEEIIALHSFPKDININFAYQENPLGTGHAAACGVEAAKKYFTNEIENSAKTNIIITPGDSPGVEGETFKTFLKTHAEQNNSFTIMTFKAKNPFGYGRILTDSNKEFIAIREEKDCNENEKKIALCNSGFLCANLNDLDAILSKLNNTNAAKEYYLTDAPEISKKLGNKIGYMIGQDESEFLGINSQEQLAEMEVKFQNKYANIK, via the coding sequence GTGGAAGCCCCTTACCAATTCAATGGCTTAGCTATTGGTGTTGTTCTGGCTGCAGGGATGGGAAAAAGAATGAATTCCCATTTACCAAAAGTAGCTCATGTTCTGTTTGGCAAACCATTGGTTATTTGGGCTATAGAATCGCTCATAGTGGCTGAAGTTAAGAAAATTATTGTTGTTATCTCTCCTAAGCAAAAACTCGTTGAAGAAATCATTGCACTGCATTCTTTTCCAAAAGATATTAATATCAATTTTGCCTATCAAGAAAATCCATTGGGCACAGGACATGCTGCTGCCTGTGGGGTAGAAGCGGCAAAAAAATATTTTACAAACGAAATTGAAAATAGTGCAAAGACAAACATTATTATTACCCCTGGTGACAGTCCTGGAGTTGAGGGTGAAACTTTTAAAACATTCCTCAAAACCCATGCAGAGCAGAATAATTCATTTACTATCATGACTTTTAAGGCTAAAAATCCTTTTGGCTATGGACGTATTTTAACAGATAGTAATAAAGAATTCATAGCAATTCGAGAAGAAAAAGATTGTAATGAGAATGAGAAAAAAATTGCTCTTTGCAATTCTGGCTTCTTATGCGCGAATTTAAATGACTTAGATGCTATTTTATCTAAGCTCAATAATACAAATGCAGCGAAAGAATATTATTTAACTGATGCACCCGAAATTTCTAAAAAATTAGGGAATAAAATTGGTTATATGATAGGTCAAGATGAAAGTGAATTTTTAGGGATTAACTCCCAAGAACAATTGGCAGAAATGGAAGTCAAATTCCAGAACAAATATGCAAATATAAAATGA